DNA from Aggregatimonas sangjinii:
GTAGACGACCGTCTCTATCTAAACCAAGGAAATTTGGGTTTTAAGGATATCAGCAGTACCGCGGGCATTACAATCCAGGGTTGGTCTACCGGGGCCACCATGGTCGATATCAATCATGACGGGCTTTTGGATATCTATGTGAATCGGTCAGGAAATCATTCTTCGGAGCGGCGTAGCAATTTGTTTTACATCAACCAAGGAAATCTAAAATTTGAGGAACAGGCGGCCGTCTTGGGGCTTGCCGACACAAGTTATTCGACTCAAGCAGCCTTTTTGGATTATGATAAGGATGGTGACTTGGATATGTATTTGCTAAACCATACGAACGCGGTACGGGACCCGAACAACGTAAGACCGCTGATTGCCGACGGGAGTGGTCCCGCAAATGACCGTTTGTATAAAAACAATGAATCCGAAACGGGCCAACTCACATTTACCGATGTTAGCTTGCAAGCAGGTATACGCTTCGATGGTATGGGGCTAGGTGTCGGCACGGCCGATATCAACAATGACGGTTGGGACGACATCTTCGTCACGAACGATTTTATGGCCAATGACTACCTCTATATCAATAATCAGGATGGTAGTTTCACCGAAAGTTCGAAGCGGTACTTAAATCATGTAAGTCATTTCAGTATGGGTAACGATTTAGCCGACTTCAATAACGATGGGCTGACGGATATGGTGACCGCCGATATGCTACCGCGGGATAATTTTCACGAAAAAAAAATGTCCGGCCCCCTGAACTACGACCTCTTCGAATACACCCTAGAGCAAGGGTACATACCGCAATACATGCGTAATACGCTACAACTAAACAATGGGGAAAAAGCGGACGGCAGCTATTCCTTTTCCGAGGTTGGCCAACTAATGGGCGTCGAAGCCACCGATTGGAGCTGGGCTCCGCTATTTGCGGATTTTGATAATGACGGTCTAAAAGACCTCTTTATATCCAATGGATATTTGCGGGATATCACTGATCTAGACTTTATCAATTATACAAGTTCGTTAGCGAATAGTGTTCCGCCGGATAGCCTGGATTATATTTTGAAGCAAAGAGCAAAGGATATGCCTTCCATCAAGCTGACCAATTTTATATTTAAGAATGGGTCCCAGTTGAAATTTGAGAACTACTCAGACCAATGGGGGATGAATCAGCCCTCTCTATCGAACGGCGCCGCTTATGCTGATTTGGATAACGATGGCGATTTGGATATGGTAACCAACAATATTAACGAAACGGCATTCATTTATGAAAACCGTTCGAATACATTTGAGGAAAACAATTTCTTGAAAATAAGACTTGTTCAAGATTCATATAATACTATGGCCTTGGGAGCCCAGGTCTTTCTATTTCAAAAAGACCGAAAACAAACCATTAGGCAAGCACCGACGAGAGGCTATCAGTCATCTGTAGACTATACCCTACATTTTGGTCTAGGCGATAAAGAAGTCGTTGATAGCATTCTGGTCAAATGGCCCGATGGATTTTTGAGCAAAATCGACAGTCCGAGAAGCAATCGGTTGTTGACCATTACCAAAGAGGAAACCGAAAGTGGATTTTTGACACGAAATGGAAATCGAATAAATCGATTTTTGACGGAAATAACCGATTCCGTACGACTAAAATTTAAGCATACCGAGCCGGTTTACAATGATTTCGGCAGGCAATTTTTACTTCCTCACAAACAATCGAACCAAGGGCCCGGACTGGCCGCAGGGGATATAAATGGTGATGGGTATGAAGATTTTTTTATAGGTGGGGCCTATAACCGAAGCGGGCAGCTTTTCTTTGGTACAAAGACCGGGAAATTCAACCGAAAACCATTAATAGAAAATGAAAAGGAGAAATATGAAGAGGATACCGGTGCTTTGCTTTTTGATGCCGATGGCGACGGGGATAATGACCTTTACGTCGTAAGCGGAAGCAATGAATTCTATCCCGGATCGGAATATTATCAAGATCGGCTGTATAGCAATGATGGTAAAGGGAATTTCGTTTTGAACGCCGGTGCGCTTCCGCGAATGCGAGCGAGTGGTTCATGTGTAAGGGCATCTGATTTCGATAAGGATGGCGATTTAGATCTTTTTATTGGTGGTAGGCTAAGTGCTTTAAAATATCCCTTGCCCCCGGATAGTTATCTACTGATTAACGAAAACGGGAAATTCATCGATGCAACCACAAAATTGGCCCCTTCTTTACGAAAAGCGGGAATGGTCACCGATGCGCTGTGGACGGATTTTGACAACGATGATGATACCGATCTTATTTTAGTTGGCGAGTTTATGGCGATACAATTCTTTGAAAACAAAGATGGAAAATTAGTCAATAGCTCGGAAAAGACCGGCCTGAAATTCACCTCGGGATGGTGGAACAGTATTAATGGCGGAGATTTCGACAACGATGGGGATATGGATTATATTTTGGGAAATCGCGGCTTGAATTCCAGGTATCGGGCGTCTTCTGAAAGGCCTATGACCGTCTATGCCCTCGACTATGATAAAAACGGAAGCATCGACCCATTGATCACTATCTTTAATGATAGTCTCGAGTATCCCATCCATTCCAGGGATGACCTTATTAAACAGATTCCCGCGATGCGCAAAACATTTCCGGATTATGCCAGCTATGCCCGAGCGACATTGTCGGACATTTTAACATCGCAGGAAAGGAGCAGCGCCTATACGGCTAAAGCCTTTCAATTTGCTTCTTCCTTGCTCCTCAATCAAGGCGATGGAACGTTCGAATTAAAAAGTTTACCTCAGCAAGCCCAAATCGCACCGATATACGGCATTCTTATCGACGACTTGGATAATGATGGTAATTTGGATGCAATCTTGACCGGGAATGACCTAGGTACGGCCGTGGGTATAGGTAGATATGATGCCTCGCGAGGATTGGTTTTGATGGGGGATGGTGACGGCACATTCCACACGATAGGTGTAGCTGATAGCGGATTATATCTTGATGGAGAAGTGCGAGGGGCTATTTCATTACGATCGAAGGATAGCAATATTTTCGTCTTTGGAAGAAATTCAAGTACTGTTAGCGCATATGCCTTCAAAAACCCCAAGGACGCAGACTTTATAACCATACCATCAAATACAGCGAAAGCAAAAATTACTTTACCAAATGGGGAAGAACGTATGCAAGAGTTTTATTACGGGTCATCTTATCTTTCCCAATCATCACGTCATTTAAAGCGCTACGGAAACGAACGGAAAATCGTGTTTTATAGTTTCTCTGGAATAGAGCAGACGGTTTGGTCTTTAGAAAATTAAGGAAATCGGTCGGTAGTTAAAGAGAGCAATAACGGTCGGAATCGTTTTTGCCAACATATTTTGTCGCCCATACATTCCCGATAGCCGAGCATTAGATAAATGATTTCCGTGGTCGCCAGCTATACGAAGGCCATAACCTTAGAGAGTTAGGAGTTAATTAGGTTTCGTTTAACAGCTCTACCAAACGGCTTTTACTACCTTTAAAAGAAAATGCGAAATTCAGCGATGTTCTGGGTGGCCTTGACCACCATACTTTTGGTCACGGTGACGATAATGGTCTCTATGAACTTCCCTTTTAATTGGGTGTTTTATGTAACGGTCTTAGGACAAGTAGCCGTGGTATTTATGGTTTATAAAGTTTTGACGGACAATTACACAACCGATAAGACTTTTGATGATTTTTACGAAGACCATCCTATCGGAAATCGGGTCAACTAGAAATCTCGGCTAGCTTTTCATTTTTGTTCTGAGGTCCCGATTGCATACCGGATTCTTGAATGACCAATAAGGGTACCTGTGTATGGAAAGCGACTCTTTTAATGACAGGCTCACGTGAAATTTTTTCCAGAAAGCTGTGCTGGTAGTTGAGCATAGCGAGTAAATGTATATCAAGTTCCTCCGTAAAGACTTCGAGCGTTTTTGATATAGAGTTCAATTCTGAAACGGTATGCACAAAATATTCCACATCTTCAAGATATTTTCGTAGCATGCTAAGATTGAATTGCTGCAGTTCCGTTAGTGCTTTTATTTCATTTTGAACATGAACGATCCGAATGGTCGCATTAAAGCTCTTGGCCATTTCTCGTAGAGGGCGTAGCTCTGATTTCGTATAAAACCGATTAAAATTTGTCGCGAATGCGATCTCGTTCGGTGTGATAAATTTAAAATACTGGGGAACCGCCAAAACCGGGCAATTCTGTATCGATTTGATGATACGTACCGTATTGCTTCCCATGAATACTTCTTCGAGTCCTGAAGCGCCTTTGGTTCCGGTAACAACTAGATCAATGTCTAGCTCTTCGACCATTACTTTGATCTCGTCCACCAAAAAACTAAATGAAGAGCTGGTTTTAAAACGGTGCCTGGGATTGGTATAAAGTTGCGCGATACGATCAATCACTTTTTTGAGACCTCCTTCTGAACGCGATCGCGCCCCATTTTCAAGTGTTGCACCATCAATAGACGCCGCCATAAAACGACTGCTCGCAATAGCTGGGGTGTAGGTGTTCAAGACATGAAAAACACACTCTTCATTTTTAAAGAGTTCGATTGCATATCGGATGGCGTTCCATGCATTTTCAGAAAAGTCCGTAGGTATAAGTATTTTTTTCATCTACTTTAATTGTAAGGCATGAAGTAAAATTAGAACGATTTCCTAGCGAAAAATATGACTTTTGTCAGCTTTTGGAGCGTATTCACAATTAGAATCCATCTATCAGATCTTGAAGTTTTCGTTCTTCGGCTATCGCAATTTGCTTACCGCAGGTTTTGATAAGCCCTTTTTTCTTGAATTCCGAGATGATTCGAATACAAGATTCGGTAGCCGTGCCGACAACATTGGCGTAGTCTTCACGGGACAGGGTCAGGCTTAGGAAGCCTTCTTCATCCTCGCCATAATTCTTTTTCAAATACAGAAAAGCTTCGGCCATACGTTGCTTGACCGTTTTTTGAGACATATTCACAATAACATCATCCGCCTCCTTGAGGTCATGTGCCATATGTCGTAATACCTCGACGGCAAAATTAGGATTGGAGTTCAACGCATTTGAGATGATTTCTTTGGGAATAAAGCATACTTCCATATCGTTCACGGCAACTGCACTTAGATTAGTTGATTCCTCGGCAATGACCGAACGCTGACCCATCACTACTCCTTTACTCGCCAATTTTACAATTTGGTCCTTTCCGTTAGCGCTAAGTTTCGACATTTTGGAAACCCCATCGCGAACACAAAAAACACCATCTAACTTTTCTCCTTCTTCAAAGAGTACCTCACCTTTTTTAATTTTTTTGGAGACTTTGGAATCAGAGACCTTTTTCAATTCCTCCTTATTCATGGCACGTAATGAATTGAATTGACGAACGATACAATTTTCACATCTGTTTTCCATGATTTGTTGTTTATACCTGATATAACAAAGGTACTCTCGTCAAGTTAATCAAAACCTGACAATTATCATGTTTTGGTCTATTGGCATTGCACACCTTTGTTGCAGGTATTAAGATATTCAAGAATGGATAGATTAAGTTGTTACCATTGTGGGGATGATTGCGGGAAGAATACGATCGCATTCGATGAAAAAAAATTTTGCTGCAATGGTTGCAAGACAGTGTATGAAATTTTTTCAAGCAACAACCTCTCCTACTATTACGATTTGCAGGCCGCAGCAGGCGCTAGCCCTCGAGAGGTCTATAACAAATACGATTTTCTGGAGAATAACGCCATCGTCGAAAAACTGATTGAATTCGACGATGAAAATGTACAGGTAGTCAATCTTTACATTCCCCATATACACTGCAGTTCTTGTATTTGGGTGTTGGAGAACTTAAACAAGATCAATTCATCGGTGACCGGCTCGCAAGTTGATTTTCCGAAGAGAACGGTTCGAATCACGTATAGAATAGACCGATTTTCTTTAAAGAATCTTGTGGTACTTTTGTCGCGCATCGGCTATGAACCTTCTATTTCTTTGAACGATTTTGATAATAAGCCGAAAGCGGTAAATCGAAGCCTTACCTACAAACTCGGGGTGGCTGGATTTGCTTTCGGCAACGTCATGTTTCTATCTTTTCCCGAATATTTTGATTTGGCCACAAGCACGGCAAGCGGCGGCGAATTTTGGTTAAACCAATACCAGGGCTTTTTCAGATGGTTGATGTTCAGCTTTTCGTTACCCGTTGTCTTTTATGCGGGACAGGACTACTTCATATCGGCTTTTAAGGGATTAAGAAGTAAAATGCTCAATATCGATGTGCCTATCTCCATAGGTATTTCTGTACTCTTTATACGAAGTAGTTTGGAAATCATTTTCAATTGGGGACCCGGTTTTTTCGATTCCCTTACAGGGTTGATTTTCTTTCTGCTGCTCGGTAAATTCTTTCAACAGAAAACCTATTCTTTTTTATCCTTTGAACGGGATTACAAATCGTATTTCCCGATTGCCGTTACGCGAATACCTTCTAATGGAAAAGAGGAAGCCATTCAAGTCTATGACATTCAAAAGGGTGACCGGATATTGATACGAAATATGGAATTGCTACCGGTAGATGGTATTCTTACTAAGGGGAACGCACGAATCGACTACAGTTTTGTAACGGGCGAATCGGAACCGCTTTCAAAGGTATTAGGTGAGAAAGTATTTGCCGGTGGTAAACAAATGCTAGGTGCAATCGAAATTGAAGTAGTAAAATCGGTTTCCCAAAGTTATCTGACCCAACTATGGGGAAATACCGTTTTTCATGAGGGGCGCTCAGACTCCTTTCGAACGTTGACCGATGGTATTGGCAAACGCTTTACGATTTTGGTATTGGGTATAGCTTTCTTGGCGATGTCATTCTGGCTGTTTTACGATAGCGCCAAAGCGCTAAATGTATTTACCGCCGTTCTTATCATTGCGTGTCCCTGCGCAATTGCTTTGGCATCGCCTTTTACTATGGGCAATATGCTACGCATTTTCGGAAAGAAAAAATGCTATCTCAAAAATGCAGAGGCCATAGAACGGCTGGCACTGGTCGATACTGCTGTTTTCGACAAAACGGGAACGATAACCACTACGAAAAGGAATGTTGCGATCTATGAAGGCATGCAATTGACACAATCGGAGGAATCACTTTTGAAAAACACGCTACGCGCCTCGAACCATCCATTGAGCAGAAGCCTTTACGATATGCTTGCCGAGCAAAATATCGTTACCCTCGATGACTATGGTGAATATTTGGGGAAGGGTATCGAAGGCGTAATTTCAGATGACCGTATCAAAATCGGCTCTTCCGATTTTGTTAGAGACGCCGAAGTTCTACCTGAGGAAAATACCGCAGTTCATATTAGTGCGAACAATTCCTATAAAGGTCGTTTCGTGTTCCACAACGAGTATAGGGAAGGCGTATCCGAAGTGTTTCGGACACTATCCGAGAAGATGCAACTTGCTATTCTTTCCGGTGACAATGAAGGGGAAAAGGAACGCTTAAAAAAAATACTACCAAAATTGACCCCCCTTTATTTTAATCAAAAGCCGACCGAAAAACTGGAATTTATTAAATCGCTGCAGGATGAAGGTAAGAAGGTGCTCATGGTGGGTGATGGCCTGAACGATTCGGGAGCACTGGCGCAGGCCGATGTCGGCATCGCCATTTCCGAGAATATAAATGTGTTCTCGCCCGCCTGCGACGGAATTTTAGATGCGTCAAAATTCCGACAATTGGATAGTTACATCACAGCCTCAAAAAAGGCGATCAAAATCGTAAAATGGAGCTTCGCGCTTTCATTGCTCTATAACATTATCGGGCTGTATTTTGCTGTTACCGGGCAATTGTTACCGGTCATTGCAGCAATTCTGATGCCTTTAAGCTCCATCAGTATCGTGGCGTTTACGACTCTGGCAACGAATATGGTAGGAAGAAAATTGGAATAATCGAAAACCTGACAAATGTCATATTTATCAGAAATGGCACAACGTATTTTTACGCCGAAAATAGCGCACACATGAATGTAATTTACCTCTTGTTGACCCTTAGCATTGTAGTGGCTCTAGTTTTTTTTGTCGCCTTTATCCTATCGGTGCGTAACGGGCAGTACGATGATTCGTATACCCCATCGGTGCGCATGCTATTTGAAGACGAACTTGTGGGAGCCGAGGTATCAGTGGATAAGAAAAAAAATTCACCTCTGAACAGCGGAGAAGTAGAAGAGAAGGAAAAGTTGTCATAGCAAAGAAACGCAACGCTTGACATATAGCAAAATAGATAATAATTATGGCCTTAAAGCCAAGGTAAAAGCCCAAGCTTATTAGTTGAAAATTAAAATGGGAGCAATCTAAAATCAAACCAGCAAAATAGAAAAGAGACCGACGCAAAGGAAGAGAGAGCTGATCCATCGAGGAAAAACTCTTTACGCACGGTTCTTTTTTCCCTTCTTTTAAAACAAGAATATTTATGGAAGTACAACAGTTTTACTACGACAACAAAATTGTTAAAAAGTTTCTCTACGCCACGATGTTATGGGGAATAGTTGGGATGCTGGTAGGCCTGCTATTGGCCTTTATGTTTATGTTCCCAAACCTGACGGACGGTATTTCCTGGTTGAGTTTTGGTCGGTTAAGACCGTTGCATACCAATGCGGTCATCTTTGCCTTTATCGGCAACGCCATGTTCGCGGGAATCTATTATTCCACACAGCGCCTATTGAAGGCACGAATGTTCAGCGATGTACTGAGCAACATCAACTTTTGGGGTTGGCAGGCTATCATCGTGGCAGCGGCGATTACCCTTCCTCTAGGCTATAGTACCTCTAAGGAATATGCCGAATTGGAGTGGCCCATCGATATTGCGATTACCTTGGTCTGGGTCGTTTTCGGTTGGAATTTTATCGGCACCATGATCAAACGGAGACAGCGACACCTGTATGTAGCCATTTGGTTCTATTTGGCAACGATAGTAACGGTTGCGGTGCTTCATATATTCAACAGTTTTGAGCTTCCAGTAAGTACTTGGAAAAGTTATTCTGTCTACGCCGGAGTGCAGGATGCCCTAGTGCAATGGTGGTATGGTCATAATGCGGTGGCCTTCTTTCTAACCACACCCTTCTTGGGGCTGATGTATTATTTTGTCCCCAAAGCGGCGAATCGGCCGGTCTATTCCTACAAATTGTCCATCGTACATTTTTGGTCACTCATTTTTATATATATCTGGGCCGGTCCGCATCATCTTTTGTATACGGCATTGCCCGACTGGGCCCAAAATTTAGGAGTGGCCTTCTCTATAATGTTGTTGGCACCTTCCTGGGGCGGTATGATCAACGGATTATTGACGCTGCGAGGAGCATGGGATAAGGTGCGTACCGATCCTACATTGAAATTTATGGTCGTTGCAATCACGGGTTACGGGATGGCTACTTTCGAAGGCCCGATGATTTCCCTGAAAAACGTAAATGCCATTGCCCATTTCAGTGATTGGATTATTGCTCACGTGCACGTAGGTGCCTTGGCGTGGAACGGATTTATGACTTTCGGCATGATTTATTGGTTGGTGCCCAAAATGTTCAAGACCCGAATGGCGTCGCTCAAATTGGCGAACTTCCATTTCTGGATAGGCACCTTGGGAATCGTTTTATATGCCTTACCCATGTATGTGGCCGGATTTACACAGGCGCTTATGTGGAAAGATTTTAATCCGGATGGTACCCTGGTCTATGGGAATTTCTTGGAAACGGTCAACCAAATCATGCCCATGTATTGGATGCGGGCCATTGGTGGCAGCATGTACCTTATCGGTGCAGTAGTCATGGTGTACAATGTGGTCTTGACCATCAAGGCCGGAAGCAAGCTACAGGATGAACTGGCCGAAGCCGCAGCACTAACTAGGGTGTCGAAACGTAGAACAGCCGGAGAGACCCTTCATACGTGGTTAGAACGCAAGCCCATTCAATTGACCATTTTGGCAACGGTGGCTATCTTGAT
Protein-coding regions in this window:
- a CDS encoding Crp/Fnr family transcriptional regulator, whose amino-acid sequence is MENRCENCIVRQFNSLRAMNKEELKKVSDSKVSKKIKKGEVLFEEGEKLDGVFCVRDGVSKMSKLSANGKDQIVKLASKGVVMGQRSVIAEESTNLSAVAVNDMEVCFIPKEIISNALNSNPNFAVEVLRHMAHDLKEADDVIVNMSQKTVKQRMAEAFLYLKKNYGEDEEGFLSLTLSREDYANVVGTATESCIRIISEFKKKGLIKTCGKQIAIAEERKLQDLIDGF
- a CDS encoding VCBS repeat-containing protein, with the protein product MYRLLIFFLVSCISIQFLSCRKETGAADDTITRFRLLSVQETGVDFNNAIVENGSFNMVDFFYVYNGGGVAVGDINNDSLPDIFFSGNMVDDRLYLNQGNLGFKDISSTAGITIQGWSTGATMVDINHDGLLDIYVNRSGNHSSERRSNLFYINQGNLKFEEQAAVLGLADTSYSTQAAFLDYDKDGDLDMYLLNHTNAVRDPNNVRPLIADGSGPANDRLYKNNESETGQLTFTDVSLQAGIRFDGMGLGVGTADINNDGWDDIFVTNDFMANDYLYINNQDGSFTESSKRYLNHVSHFSMGNDLADFNNDGLTDMVTADMLPRDNFHEKKMSGPLNYDLFEYTLEQGYIPQYMRNTLQLNNGEKADGSYSFSEVGQLMGVEATDWSWAPLFADFDNDGLKDLFISNGYLRDITDLDFINYTSSLANSVPPDSLDYILKQRAKDMPSIKLTNFIFKNGSQLKFENYSDQWGMNQPSLSNGAAYADLDNDGDLDMVTNNINETAFIYENRSNTFEENNFLKIRLVQDSYNTMALGAQVFLFQKDRKQTIRQAPTRGYQSSVDYTLHFGLGDKEVVDSILVKWPDGFLSKIDSPRSNRLLTITKEETESGFLTRNGNRINRFLTEITDSVRLKFKHTEPVYNDFGRQFLLPHKQSNQGPGLAAGDINGDGYEDFFIGGAYNRSGQLFFGTKTGKFNRKPLIENEKEKYEEDTGALLFDADGDGDNDLYVVSGSNEFYPGSEYYQDRLYSNDGKGNFVLNAGALPRMRASGSCVRASDFDKDGDLDLFIGGRLSALKYPLPPDSYLLINENGKFIDATTKLAPSLRKAGMVTDALWTDFDNDDDTDLILVGEFMAIQFFENKDGKLVNSSEKTGLKFTSGWWNSINGGDFDNDGDMDYILGNRGLNSRYRASSERPMTVYALDYDKNGSIDPLITIFNDSLEYPIHSRDDLIKQIPAMRKTFPDYASYARATLSDILTSQERSSAYTAKAFQFASSLLLNQGDGTFELKSLPQQAQIAPIYGILIDDLDNDGNLDAILTGNDLGTAVGIGRYDASRGLVLMGDGDGTFHTIGVADSGLYLDGEVRGAISLRSKDSNIFVFGRNSSTVSAYAFKNPKDADFITIPSNTAKAKITLPNGEERMQEFYYGSSYLSQSSRHLKRYGNERKIVFYSFSGIEQTVWSLEN
- a CDS encoding universal stress protein, with translation MKKILIPTDFSENAWNAIRYAIELFKNEECVFHVLNTYTPAIASSRFMAASIDGATLENGARSRSEGGLKKVIDRIAQLYTNPRHRFKTSSSFSFLVDEIKVMVEELDIDLVVTGTKGASGLEEVFMGSNTVRIIKSIQNCPVLAVPQYFKFITPNEIAFATNFNRFYTKSELRPLREMAKSFNATIRIVHVQNEIKALTELQQFNLSMLRKYLEDVEYFVHTVSELNSISKTLEVFTEELDIHLLAMLNYQHSFLEKISREPVIKRVAFHTQVPLLVIQESGMQSGPQNKNEKLAEISS
- the ccoS gene encoding cbb3-type cytochrome oxidase assembly protein CcoS, giving the protein MNVIYLLLTLSIVVALVFFVAFILSVRNGQYDDSYTPSVRMLFEDELVGAEVSVDKKKNSPLNSGEVEEKEKLS
- a CDS encoding heavy metal translocating P-type ATPase; translated protein: MDRLSCYHCGDDCGKNTIAFDEKKFCCNGCKTVYEIFSSNNLSYYYDLQAAAGASPREVYNKYDFLENNAIVEKLIEFDDENVQVVNLYIPHIHCSSCIWVLENLNKINSSVTGSQVDFPKRTVRITYRIDRFSLKNLVVLLSRIGYEPSISLNDFDNKPKAVNRSLTYKLGVAGFAFGNVMFLSFPEYFDLATSTASGGEFWLNQYQGFFRWLMFSFSLPVVFYAGQDYFISAFKGLRSKMLNIDVPISIGISVLFIRSSLEIIFNWGPGFFDSLTGLIFFLLLGKFFQQKTYSFLSFERDYKSYFPIAVTRIPSNGKEEAIQVYDIQKGDRILIRNMELLPVDGILTKGNARIDYSFVTGESEPLSKVLGEKVFAGGKQMLGAIEIEVVKSVSQSYLTQLWGNTVFHEGRSDSFRTLTDGIGKRFTILVLGIAFLAMSFWLFYDSAKALNVFTAVLIIACPCAIALASPFTMGNMLRIFGKKKCYLKNAEAIERLALVDTAVFDKTGTITTTKRNVAIYEGMQLTQSEESLLKNTLRASNHPLSRSLYDMLAEQNIVTLDDYGEYLGKGIEGVISDDRIKIGSSDFVRDAEVLPEENTAVHISANNSYKGRFVFHNEYREGVSEVFRTLSEKMQLAILSGDNEGEKERLKKILPKLTPLYFNQKPTEKLEFIKSLQDEGKKVLMVGDGLNDSGALAQADVGIAISENINVFSPACDGILDASKFRQLDSYITASKKAIKIVKWSFALSLLYNIIGLYFAVTGQLLPVIAAILMPLSSISIVAFTTLATNMVGRKLE
- the ccoN gene encoding cytochrome-c oxidase, cbb3-type subunit I produces the protein MEVQQFYYDNKIVKKFLYATMLWGIVGMLVGLLLAFMFMFPNLTDGISWLSFGRLRPLHTNAVIFAFIGNAMFAGIYYSTQRLLKARMFSDVLSNINFWGWQAIIVAAAITLPLGYSTSKEYAELEWPIDIAITLVWVVFGWNFIGTMIKRRQRHLYVAIWFYLATIVTVAVLHIFNSFELPVSTWKSYSVYAGVQDALVQWWYGHNAVAFFLTTPFLGLMYYFVPKAANRPVYSYKLSIVHFWSLIFIYIWAGPHHLLYTALPDWAQNLGVAFSIMLLAPSWGGMINGLLTLRGAWDKVRTDPTLKFMVVAITGYGMATFEGPMISLKNVNAIAHFSDWIIAHVHVGALAWNGFMTFGMIYWLVPKMFKTRMASLKLANFHFWIGTLGIVLYALPMYVAGFTQALMWKDFNPDGTLVYGNFLETVNQIMPMYWMRAIGGSMYLIGAVVMVYNVVLTIKAGSKLQDELAEAAALTRVSKRRTAGETLHTWLERKPIQLTILATVAILIGGIIQIVPTILVKSNIPTITSVTPYTPLELEGRDLYIREGCVGCHSQMVRPFRSEVERYGEYAKAGEFVYDHPFLWGSKRTGPDLLRVGGKYSDNWHLNHMYDPQSTSSGSIMPSYSWMIRDKLDRSRTEDKMEAMVTLGVPYTNEEIANAQANMNEQATQIEQNLYTDPDFAKGYEADKKIAADNGEEFIQMRDREIVALIAYLQRLGTDIKIKDTEELISQNK